From a region of the Candidatus Limnocylindria bacterium genome:
- a CDS encoding alanine--glyoxylate aminotransferase family protein yields MYRPQNLRIPGPTVVPQSVLAASARPMINHRGPEFAALLAALTRALQDFLRTQGDVLTLTASGSGAMEAAVANTLSRGDRALVFINGAFGERFYSICKAYGVDARRIDITLGRAIDPELVREELAKEKGKDGAKAVMLQHNETSTGVLNPLKEISEVVRESGKLLIVDSISGAGAAELEIDEWGIDVCVTGSQKAWGAPPGVSIVTMSERAWKFYEKSDLPKAYFDLAAAKAALEKGATPATPAVTVYIALQEALRLMAEEGLEAILRRHQNLARATRRGLQALNLTLFADEAHASPAVTAFRPPTRVDARNLIRVLRDDYDTIVAGGQGKLEGQLIRVGHLGFVTLQDILNFFSALELALRDFNQPVEPGQAIAAALRAYAESAPQTTRPGTRSGTRADTVGTRR; encoded by the coding sequence ATGTACCGCCCCCAGAACCTCCGGATCCCAGGACCGACCGTCGTGCCGCAGAGCGTGCTCGCCGCGTCGGCCCGACCGATGATCAATCACCGCGGCCCCGAATTCGCCGCGTTGCTGGCCGCCCTCACGCGAGCGCTTCAGGACTTCCTGCGCACGCAGGGTGACGTGCTCACCCTCACCGCGTCGGGCTCCGGCGCGATGGAAGCCGCGGTCGCGAACACGCTGTCGCGCGGCGACCGGGCGCTCGTCTTCATCAACGGCGCGTTCGGCGAGCGCTTCTATTCGATCTGCAAGGCCTACGGCGTCGATGCCCGCCGTATCGACATCACGCTTGGCCGCGCGATCGACCCCGAGCTCGTTCGCGAAGAGCTCGCGAAGGAAAAGGGCAAGGACGGCGCGAAGGCCGTCATGCTCCAGCACAACGAGACCTCGACCGGTGTCCTCAATCCGCTGAAAGAGATCAGCGAGGTCGTCCGCGAGTCGGGCAAGCTCCTCATCGTCGACAGCATCTCCGGCGCCGGTGCGGCCGAGCTCGAGATCGACGAGTGGGGCATCGACGTGTGTGTCACCGGCTCGCAGAAGGCGTGGGGCGCGCCGCCCGGCGTGTCGATCGTCACGATGAGCGAGCGCGCGTGGAAGTTCTACGAGAAGTCCGATCTGCCGAAGGCCTACTTCGACCTCGCCGCGGCGAAGGCCGCGCTCGAGAAGGGCGCGACCCCGGCGACGCCGGCGGTCACCGTGTACATCGCGCTCCAGGAGGCACTCCGTCTCATGGCCGAGGAGGGCCTCGAGGCGATCCTCCGCCGCCACCAGAATCTCGCGCGCGCGACCCGTCGTGGACTGCAGGCACTGAACCTGACGTTGTTCGCCGACGAGGCGCACGCGTCACCCGCGGTCACCGCGTTCCGCCCGCCGACGCGCGTCGACGCGCGCAACCTCATCCGCGTGCTGCGCGACGACTACGACACGATCGTCGCGGGCGGCCAGGGAAAGCTCGAGGGCCAGCTCATCCGCGTCGGCCACCTCGGCTTCGTGACGCTGCAGGACATCCTCAACTTCTTCAGCGCCTTGGAGCTCGCGCTACGTGACTTCAACCAGCCGGTCGAGCCCGGTCAGGCGATCGCCGCGGCGCTCCGCGCCTACGCGGAGAGCGCGCCGCAGACGACGCGGCCCGGTACCAGGTCCGGCACGCGCGCGGACACCGTCGGCACCCGCCGATAG
- a CDS encoding NAD-dependent epimerase/dehydratase family protein — protein sequence MKVFVTGATGFVTGTVTLQLLARGDEVRALVRDASRAQTLARAGVDLFTGDLSDGGALHRGMEGVDAVVHGAAMYEVGIPPSRRAAMFAANVTGTEHVLEAALDAGVRRVAYISTVAVFGNTQGQVVDETYARTGPYTSYYEETKVQAHEIALQFAGRGLPISIAQPGGVYGPGDTSGMGGLMRDFVRGRLPFVPFADTGLNFVHVEDVARGIVLVLDRGQIGQSYVLGGEIARVADAFAVLARIGGRDLPRLRLPYVLLQLGALVRPGLREVVTSSKGVTFWASDARAKSELGYSSRPLEAGLRDAYGTAA from the coding sequence GTGAAGGTCTTCGTCACCGGCGCCACGGGCTTCGTCACCGGCACGGTCACGTTGCAGCTGCTCGCTCGCGGCGACGAGGTGCGCGCTCTCGTCCGCGACGCGTCGCGTGCGCAGACGCTCGCGCGCGCCGGCGTTGACCTGTTCACCGGCGATCTCTCCGATGGCGGCGCGCTGCACCGCGGGATGGAGGGCGTCGACGCCGTCGTGCACGGCGCAGCGATGTACGAGGTCGGCATCCCGCCGTCGCGCCGAGCCGCCATGTTCGCCGCGAACGTGACCGGTACCGAGCACGTGCTCGAGGCGGCCCTCGACGCGGGCGTCCGTCGCGTGGCGTACATCTCGACGGTCGCGGTGTTCGGGAACACGCAAGGGCAGGTCGTCGACGAGACGTACGCGCGCACGGGTCCGTACACGTCCTATTACGAGGAGACGAAGGTCCAGGCGCACGAGATCGCGCTGCAGTTCGCCGGGCGCGGCCTCCCGATCTCGATCGCGCAGCCCGGCGGTGTGTACGGTCCCGGCGACACGTCCGGCATGGGCGGTCTGATGCGCGATTTCGTCCGCGGCAGGCTGCCATTCGTGCCGTTCGCCGACACGGGCCTCAACTTCGTGCATGTCGAGGACGTCGCGCGCGGCATCGTGCTCGTCCTTGACCGCGGACAGATCGGACAGAGCTACGTCCTGGGCGGCGAGATCGCCCGGGTCGCGGATGCGTTCGCCGTCCTTGCGCGCATTGGCGGCCGCGACCTCCCGCGCCTGCGCTTGCCCTACGTCCTGCTCCAACTCGGCGCGCTCGTGCGGCCGGGTCTGCGCGAGGTGGTGACAAGCTCGAAAGGGGTGACCTTCTGGGCAAGCGATGCGCGCGCAAAGAGCGAGCTCGGCTACTCGTCGCGTCCGCTCGAAGCCGGACTCCGGGACGCGTACGGGACGGCTGCCTAG
- the rpe gene encoding ribulose-phosphate 3-epimerase, with amino-acid sequence MPEPKFAPSILNADFGRLAEAVGALERGGADWVHVDVMDGHFVPNLTFGPKMVADLHRATRLPLDVHLMIEQPDDRVDRYVDAGAAYVVVHVEAAREVSATLSRIRTRGAKAGITLNPDTPVQAILPYLNEVDLALVMSVNPGFGGQKFIESAIGKLQRLRKEIDTRRLPVELEVDGGVKLDNVRRVIEAGASVVVAGSAVFESREGVEAALKKFRALL; translated from the coding sequence ATTCCTGAACCGAAATTTGCTCCGTCCATCCTGAACGCCGACTTCGGCCGCCTCGCGGAGGCGGTGGGCGCGCTCGAACGAGGCGGGGCCGACTGGGTCCACGTCGACGTGATGGACGGTCACTTCGTCCCGAATCTCACATTTGGGCCGAAGATGGTGGCCGACCTGCACCGTGCGACCCGCCTGCCGCTGGATGTCCACCTCATGATCGAGCAGCCGGATGACCGGGTGGACCGCTACGTCGATGCCGGCGCCGCGTACGTGGTGGTCCACGTGGAGGCGGCGCGCGAGGTGTCGGCGACGCTCTCTCGGATCCGCACCCGCGGCGCGAAGGCCGGGATCACGCTCAACCCCGATACGCCGGTCCAGGCGATCCTGCCGTATCTCAACGAGGTCGATCTCGCATTGGTGATGAGCGTGAACCCTGGATTCGGCGGCCAGAAGTTCATCGAGAGCGCGATCGGGAAGCTCCAGCGCCTGCGCAAGGAGATCGATACGCGACGACTCCCGGTCGAGCTCGAGGTCGACGGCGGTGTGAAGCTCGACAACGTCCGTCGCGTGATCGAGGCCGGCGCTTCAGTTGTCGTTGCTGGCTCCGCCGTCTTCGAATCGCGCGAAGGCGTCGAGGCAGCCCTGAAGAAGTTCCGCGCGCTGCTGTGA
- the serA gene encoding phosphoglycerate dehydrogenase, translating to MADPLAEDGLVLLRERCEVRTTTGLTEADLASRLQDVDALIVRSETKVTAKIFDAAPRLAVVGRAGVGVDNIDVPAATAHGVYVVNAPLGNIVSAAEHAIALALTLLRRVAEADRSVRAGEWTRSKFIGRELRGKTLGLIGIGRVGSEVARRAAGFQMRVIAHDPFATEAIARAAGAQLVELDELLRSADVISLHTPLTEKTRNLINADALAKMKPTTVIVNCARGEVVDLAAVAAALDKGTIAGAALDVFPNEPLPADSPIRGSRNTVLTPHIAGSTAEAQVNVAVDVVQQILDVLDGRPARNAVNAPRPPADEAGGSAWLRLGERVGTLVAQLLDERPAKLQIAYAGKLLEIDAEPLRAAVVKGLLETFSAERVNLVNALAIARSRGLVIEERRETEAARYSALLTVRVGNTEVAGTLVQGEPRIVLIDGFWVDVPVEGYLLLTKHQDKPGLVGRVGTLLGEHDVNISSMQVGRLHPRGEALMILTLDDPVPDEVRARIGAFADVDRVRTARLGVSG from the coding sequence GTGGCCGATCCTCTCGCCGAGGACGGCCTCGTGCTGCTCCGCGAACGGTGCGAAGTACGCACGACGACCGGGCTCACCGAGGCCGACCTCGCATCGCGCCTCCAGGACGTCGACGCGCTCATCGTCCGCAGCGAGACGAAAGTGACGGCGAAGATCTTCGACGCGGCGCCGCGCCTGGCTGTGGTGGGCCGCGCCGGCGTCGGCGTAGACAACATCGACGTTCCCGCGGCGACCGCGCATGGCGTCTACGTCGTCAACGCGCCGCTCGGGAACATCGTGTCCGCGGCGGAGCACGCGATCGCCCTCGCGCTCACTCTCCTCCGGCGCGTCGCCGAGGCCGACCGAAGCGTGCGCGCCGGCGAATGGACGCGTTCGAAGTTCATCGGTCGCGAGCTGCGTGGCAAGACGCTGGGCCTTATCGGTATCGGACGCGTCGGCTCGGAGGTGGCACGCCGCGCCGCAGGCTTCCAGATGCGCGTGATCGCGCACGATCCGTTCGCGACCGAGGCCATCGCGCGCGCCGCTGGCGCGCAGCTCGTCGAGCTTGACGAGCTCCTCCGCAGCGCAGATGTCATCTCGCTGCACACGCCGCTCACAGAGAAGACGCGCAACCTGATCAATGCCGACGCCCTCGCGAAGATGAAGCCGACGACGGTGATCGTGAACTGCGCCCGTGGTGAGGTCGTCGATCTCGCGGCTGTCGCGGCCGCGCTCGACAAGGGCACGATCGCGGGCGCTGCGCTCGACGTCTTCCCGAACGAACCGTTGCCGGCCGACTCCCCCATCCGCGGCTCGCGGAACACCGTCCTGACCCCACACATCGCCGGCTCCACGGCCGAGGCGCAGGTCAACGTCGCCGTGGATGTCGTGCAGCAGATCCTTGACGTGCTCGACGGGCGTCCCGCGCGCAACGCGGTGAATGCGCCTCGGCCGCCAGCGGATGAAGCGGGCGGCAGCGCGTGGCTACGCCTTGGCGAGCGCGTCGGCACGCTGGTGGCACAGCTGCTTGACGAGCGCCCGGCGAAACTGCAGATCGCGTACGCCGGCAAGCTGCTCGAGATCGACGCCGAGCCGCTGCGCGCCGCAGTGGTGAAGGGACTGCTCGAGACGTTCAGCGCCGAGCGCGTGAACCTCGTGAACGCCCTTGCGATCGCGCGGTCGCGCGGCCTCGTGATCGAGGAGCGTCGCGAGACCGAGGCCGCGCGGTACAGCGCGCTCCTCACCGTTCGCGTCGGCAACACCGAGGTGGCGGGGACGCTCGTGCAGGGCGAGCCGCGCATCGTGCTCATCGACGGGTTCTGGGTCGACGTGCCGGTCGAGGGCTACCTGCTGCTCACCAAGCACCAGGACAAGCCCGGCCTCGTCGGCCGCGTCGGGACGCTGCTCGGCGAGCACGACGTGAACATCTCGTCGATGCAGGTCGGACGACTTCACCCCCGCGGCGAGGCGCTCATGATCCTGACGCTCGACGATCCGGTGCCCGACGAGGTCCGCGCACGCATCGGCGCGTTCGCCGATGTCGATCGCGTGCGGACCGCCCGGCTGGGGGTCTCGGGCTAG
- a CDS encoding glycosyltransferase family 2 protein: protein MPCLNEAATVADCVKQARDALAKYGINGEVVVADNGSTDGSRELATAAGARVVPVPVRGYGSALLAGIASAQGEYVVMGDADGSYDFMAVDTFLAKLREGYDLVMGNRFKGGVAEGAMPFLHRWLGNPVLSFLGRLFFNSDIGDFHSGLRGFRRSPILALDLRTTGMEFASEMVVKAAVQDLRITEVPVTLGPDKRGRPPHLRTWRDGWRHLRFLLLYSPRWLFLYPGAALMLVGAIVGLWLLPGERALGSVRLDIHTLVYASAAVVLGYQSVIFALFTKTFAISEGLLPEDPRLTRLYRYVTLETGIVAGIVLVIAGLVLAVTAIGLWQTQGFGPIVDVPRTLRVVIVSSLAITLGVQTFFASFFLSVLGLSRR from the coding sequence ATGCCGTGCCTGAACGAAGCGGCAACGGTCGCCGACTGCGTGAAGCAGGCGCGTGACGCGCTCGCGAAGTACGGCATCAACGGCGAGGTGGTCGTCGCCGACAACGGCAGCACCGATGGATCGCGCGAACTGGCGACCGCGGCGGGCGCGCGCGTGGTGCCGGTCCCCGTCCGTGGCTATGGGAGCGCGCTGCTCGCGGGGATCGCCTCGGCCCAGGGCGAGTATGTCGTCATGGGCGACGCGGACGGCTCGTACGACTTCATGGCTGTCGACACCTTCCTCGCGAAGCTGCGCGAGGGGTACGACCTCGTGATGGGCAACCGCTTCAAAGGTGGCGTCGCCGAGGGCGCGATGCCGTTCCTGCATCGCTGGCTCGGCAATCCGGTGCTCTCATTCCTCGGTCGCCTCTTCTTCAACAGCGACATCGGTGACTTCCACTCGGGACTCCGCGGCTTCCGGCGGTCGCCGATCCTCGCGCTCGACCTGCGCACGACGGGGATGGAGTTCGCCTCGGAGATGGTCGTGAAGGCGGCGGTTCAGGACCTGCGGATCACCGAGGTGCCCGTCACGCTCGGCCCGGACAAACGCGGCCGGCCGCCGCACCTGCGCACCTGGCGCGACGGGTGGCGCCACCTCCGGTTCCTCCTCCTCTACAGCCCGCGCTGGCTGTTCCTGTATCCGGGAGCGGCGCTCATGCTCGTCGGCGCGATCGTGGGCCTCTGGCTGCTGCCCGGCGAGCGCGCTCTCGGGTCGGTCCGCCTCGACATCCATACCCTCGTCTACGCCTCGGCGGCGGTCGTCCTCGGGTACCAGTCCGTGATCTTCGCGCTGTTCACGAAGACGTTCGCGATCAGCGAGGGCCTGCTTCCGGAAGACCCGCGCCTGACGCGGCTCTACCGCTACGTGACGCTCGAGACGGGGATCGTGGCGGGGATCGTCCTCGTGATCGCCGGCCTGGTGCTCGCGGTCACGGCGATCGGACTCTGGCAGACGCAGGGCTTCGGTCCGATCGTCGACGTGCCACGCACGCTGCGTGTCGTCATCGTGTCCTCGCTCGCCATCACGCTCGGCGTGCAGACCTTCTTCGCGAGCTTCTTCCTCTCGGTCCTGGGTCTGAGCCGCCGCTAG
- a CDS encoding YbaK/EbsC family protein yields the protein MTVAEHPNVARVRAYAAERGVPIEIRRFPASTRTAQDAAREIGVSVGEIVKSLVFVADGRAIVVLCCGDRRVSEERLREVLGASGVRRTTADEAKRYTGYAIGGVPPFAHETPCETVIDEDMSRFEKVWAAAGLPDAVFEIFVADLRRLADAKTARVAE from the coding sequence GTGACCGTCGCTGAGCATCCAAATGTCGCGCGCGTGCGCGCTTACGCGGCCGAGCGCGGCGTGCCTATCGAGATACGTCGGTTTCCCGCGAGCACGCGCACCGCGCAAGATGCGGCGCGCGAGATCGGGGTCAGCGTCGGGGAGATCGTGAAGTCGCTTGTGTTCGTCGCCGATGGTCGCGCGATCGTCGTGCTCTGTTGCGGTGACCGCCGTGTGAGCGAGGAGCGGCTGCGGGAGGTCCTCGGCGCGAGCGGCGTGCGGCGCACGACTGCGGATGAGGCGAAGCGCTACACCGGCTACGCCATCGGCGGCGTCCCGCCGTTCGCGCACGAGACGCCGTGCGAGACCGTGATCGACGAAGACATGTCCCGCTTCGAGAAGGTCTGGGCCGCGGCGGGATTGCCGGACGCCGTCTTCGAGATCTTCGTTGCAGATCTGCGCCGTCTCGCGGACGCGAAGACCGCGCGCGTCGCCGAGTGA